The following are encoded in a window of Sminthopsis crassicaudata isolate SCR6 chromosome 3, ASM4859323v1, whole genome shotgun sequence genomic DNA:
- the LOC141562288 gene encoding T-cell surface glycoprotein CD3 gamma chain-like — protein sequence MKWNWHLADLILTILLLQDAMAQTDQGKKPVDLDDNRQDGSVLLTCNFKGKESVQWIAGEMVLNETKKTLNLGSIFKDPQNVYWCRNSTKPEEHSLRLHVYYRMCQNCIKLDGATLSGFILAEVITVFFLAVGIYFITGQDGVWQSRASDKQTLLTNDQLYQPLKDREDDQYSHLEVSRPRKK from the exons ATGAAGTGGAACTGGCATCTGGCTGACCTGATCTTGACCATCCTCCTCCTCCAGG aTGCCATGGCTCAGACAGATCAAG GAAAAAAACCAGTGGACTTGGATGACAATCGACAGGATGGAAGTGTACTACTAACCTGCAActttaaagggaaagaaagtgTCCAATGGATTGCAGGGGAAATGGTCCtaaatgaaactaagaaaacattgaACCTGGGAAGTATTTTCAAAGACCCCCAAAATGTATATTGGTGTAGAAACTCAACAAAACCCGAAGAACATTCTCTCCGACTTCATGTATATTACCGAA TGTGCCAAAACTGTATTAAGCTGGATGGAGCCACTCTATCAGGCTTTATCTTAGCTGAAGTGATCACTGTTTTCTTCCTTGCTGTTGGCATCTACTTCATCACAGGGCAAGATGGAGTTTGGCAGTCAAGAG CTTCGGACAAACAGACTCTACTGACTAATGATCAGCTTTACCAG cCTCTCAAAGACAGAGAAGATGACCAATACAGCCACCTTGAAGTGAGTCGTCCCCGGAAAAAGTAA